The Thermoproteales archaeon genome segment CTATATAATACTATGCTTGATAGGAGCACTATTATTGAAATAATTAGAGATTCTCAAGAAAGAGAATTACCCGATTTAATTAAAAGAGATCTAACAGTCCCCCTAGAGTTGAAAATTAGGAGGGCAATTTCCATCATAGGGCCTAGAAGAGCTGGAAAAACCTACTTTATGTTCCAACTAATCAAATACTTATTAAGCAAGAATATTGAAAGAGAACGGATACTGTATATCAATTTTGAAGATTATAGACTCGAAGGAATCGATTACCGAGACTTTAGAAACATTATAAAAATATACTACGAAATGTTCCCTGAAAACAGAAAGAGAAAAACCTGGCTCTTTCTTGACGAAGTGCAAAACGTGTATAATTGGGAAAAAATCGTAAGAAACATAATGGATTTAGGTAATTAACAGAGTCGTTTTCTGATCTATTTTCTTACTTCAGGATATTTCTTCAATTACCTTTTTAGGATCTATTCTCGTTAAGCCTTCCGGAGTTAAAGGTAAAATATTATATTTTCAAATGACGCTAAAGCAGCCAAATCTCTAAATAACTGTGATTCCCCCTTCTCACTTCTATAAATCAACTCCATCTCCAATAAACTAACACTTGAAACTTCAACTCTTAATTCC includes the following:
- a CDS encoding AAA family ATPase, coding for LYNTMLDRSTIIEIIRDSQERELPDLIKRDLTVPLELKIRRAISIIGPRRAGKTYFMFQLIKYLLSKNIERERILYINFEDYRLEGIDYRDFRNIIKIYYEMFPENRKRKTWLFLDEVQNVYNWEKIVRNIMDLGN